One part of the Planctomycetaceae bacterium genome encodes these proteins:
- a CDS encoding helix-turn-helix transcriptional regulator has protein sequence MAPKKKHAAGKAAKGDNKSATNGRKSAGIIGGRNAKVSPAVSRHVRRTRISAAEMALAKLADEFQSLREQKGMSVAQVAKASEVAPQSIIQFENRTRPMMFDKLHAIAAALGHDLVLTLRPK, from the coding sequence ATGGCCCCCAAAAAGAAGCACGCCGCGGGCAAGGCAGCCAAGGGCGATAACAAGTCGGCAACCAATGGTCGGAAGTCGGCGGGCATCATCGGAGGGCGAAACGCGAAAGTGTCGCCTGCGGTCAGTCGACATGTCCGGCGAACAAGGATCTCCGCGGCCGAAATGGCGCTGGCGAAACTGGCCGACGAATTCCAGTCGCTGCGTGAACAAAAAGGGATGTCGGTGGCTCAGGTGGCAAAGGCGTCCGAGGTCGCACCGCAATCAATCATTCAGTTTGAAAATCGGACGCGGCCAATGATGTTTGACAAACTTCACGCCATCGCCGCAGCGCTGGGACATGACCTGGTCCTCACGCTGCGGCCGAAATAA